The nucleotide window ATTGTAACGACAAAATACCATGAGTCCAAATCTAACATCATCTAGCGATCTCTTTACTCAGGAACAAAAAGAAAAACTCCTGAACCCAATTAATCATTCTCAGGTCACTCAAGACCTTTCAGAAAACGTCATTTTAACTACGGTTGATGACCTTTATAACTGGGCCAGACTATCGAGTCTATGGCCTCTCTTGTATGGAACGGCTTGCTGTTTCATTGAATTTGCGGCTTTAATTGGCTCTCGTTTTGATTTTGACCGTTTTGGCTTAGTTCCTCGTTCTAGCCCCAGACAAGCGGATTTAATCATTACGGCGGGCACAATTACCATGAAAATGGCCCCGGCTTTAGTTCGTCTTTATGAACAAATGCCCGATCCTAAATATGTGATTGCAATGGGAGCTTGTACTATCACCGGTGGGATGTTTAGTAGTGATTCAACTACCGCAGTCCGAGGAGTAGATAAGTTAATTCCTGTGGATGTCTATATTCCGGGGTGTCCTCCCCGTCCAGAAGCGATTTTTGATGCGATTGTAAAACTTCGCAAAAAGGTCGCTAATGATTCGATTCAAGTGCGTCCAGAGCAAAACCATCGCTACTACAGCACCACTCACACCATGAAGGCGACTTCTCCCATTTTGACGGGTCAATATTTACGCGCTCAAACTCGCCAAGCACCACCTTTAGAACTGAGTGAAGCAATGGGAATGCCTATTCCTCCTGCTTTAATGACTACTGAACAGAAGGAGGAAGTCGATCGTGGTTGAAGAGAATAAACCAGAAGAAACATCCCCAGAAACAGCCATTATTGAAGCTGGGCCGACTTCTCGCTGGTTGACGGAAAATGGGTTTGAACATGAATCCTTGGAACG belongs to Gloeothece citriformis PCC 7424 and includes:
- the ndhK gene encoding photosynthetic/respiratory NAD(P)H-quinone oxidoreductase subunit K, whose protein sequence is MSPNLTSSSDLFTQEQKEKLLNPINHSQVTQDLSENVILTTVDDLYNWARLSSLWPLLYGTACCFIEFAALIGSRFDFDRFGLVPRSSPRQADLIITAGTITMKMAPALVRLYEQMPDPKYVIAMGACTITGGMFSSDSTTAVRGVDKLIPVDVYIPGCPPRPEAIFDAIVKLRKKVANDSIQVRPEQNHRYYSTTHTMKATSPILTGQYLRAQTRQAPPLELSEAMGMPIPPALMTTEQKEEVDRG